CAAATAAATGTCCTCCACAGGGGATGACAGGACGTGCTCTTCTTGCTCCTCAGTGCTCTCTCTTTACTCCATGCCTTCATCGCCTGTGTATCGCCTGCTCTGCGGTCATTTGTTGTGCCGCACCTGCCTACAAAGAGACTCACCACTATTGAACTCTGTCGCTTTCATTCTATGTCCTACCTGCCAACGGCCTACGTCTCGCAGTGACATCATACGTGTGCATCACTAGCCTGCCCGGAGACAGCGCAAAGAAACAAGCGGTTCTCAAGGTAAAGGTATGCAAAGAGTCTTCATTCGTATATGCGCATAACGTCGTCACAAATCCCTCAAAGTATTGCCGTAAACAgtttggaataaaaaataaataattctctCTCTCCCTGTTGCCATTTCTTTTCAGTGAGGGGCTTGCAGCCTTGGTCCGATGGTTTGTGGATGCAAAAAGAGAAGGCTGAGCACAGTGTGCATGCCGCATGAAAAGGAGGAAAGCCTCCTCGATCTTTCATGTAACGTTACAACCTCTCTTTCGGACACTTTCAGCACAATAAATgcggaaataaaataatagtgtACGGCccgtatttatatgtttatacgACAGAGTCACCCAGAGTCTTGAAAAGACCACCTTTTTTTAATGGCGGTTTCCGTGACGACAAGTGTAAATCAAGGTCATGATCCTGTATCCGCTCAGTAAGAGCTGCATGCAAAATACCCACTGATACAAGCCGAGTTTCGCTCCACAGCAGGGGAGTCCAAATTTTTACCGCCCGGGGCTGCATagtgaaaaatcaaaggatgcgggggccacttttacattttttttttaaccaacccATACTGATATGCTGAGATGTTTTTAACAGCCTGCATCTCTGCCTTGTGTTACCTGTGACAAATTAGTATAGTTGAAAGTTTTTTCTTGctgattttttacaaatatttcatattattttcacttgattgtaatattactttttccCCAGACctaattgcaactttttttttgttttttccctcataacTTCTTAAAAATTTTTACTTTATGCCtgtttttctctgaatattatgactaGCATTAGTCTGTTTAATCTTTATTCTTGGAACATTGGTagtcttttttccccctcatattTGTTGttctattcattttttttccatgtgtgatttgtatttttgcctagggcaggggtgtctAAACTTTTTCCATCGAGAGCCACATGCTGAAACATCAAAGTATGCGGGGGCCACTTAAAAACATTCATGTGGATAcactgagatgttttttttatattatattttaagagaaaaaaaatagcctgcaatctgtgacaaagtgtattattagATAGAACATTTTGCGCTTTCTTACACTTTCTTGAATTAAAATTGttgtattctttttattttatcataatattttgagttcaTTATGTTAATATTCTAATTTCTTCCcaaccatttttttccccaaattgcaactttatattttgtttagtttgtttctcatattatgatttttttctttaatttttcaactttttttaaacttaacattATGACTTGACTGTCTTAATATATCGTCCTTATTCTtattctccccccccccccccccccatttttactgtgtttttacattttttttgttttcgtaTTCTGATTTTTTTAGGCAATACTGTAAtggatttaaaaatatacatcttTCAATTCTTCTTAAACTATTTAGAACATTTTTTCAGAAGTTCCAGTTTAGATTTTTCCGCATTTTATGAGATACTcaattttgagtttttattagcTGAAAGTTGTAATCATTAAATCCAGGTATTGCACAGTACAGTGAATCAATAGAAGATTGGATTGTCTctcatatattgtaatatactttttaacctGGTGTTCCTCAGTACCACTACCCCTGGTTGTACCACAGGTTGAGAATAAATCAATTTCATTGAAATGAGAGCGTCCAGTGGTGCAATAATGAATTGCATTTGTGGCTTGAATGCAGCCGGTCACATTACATACAGGTCCGTCTTGCAGAGTTATTGTTTAATTGCTAATCAGCAAGACAACACTTAATAGGTAAGACAGAATGCTAAGCACAGTAACAACCTGATGCGGatttaaaatgctaatttttttttgtttagtattAGAAATAGTTGATATGATGATTGGCCTTCACGACCATGCTGGAGTCTTAATGAACATAAGACTAAGTAAGTATACAGGTTGTCCTTTTGCCACCAGCTTGATTGTTGGTGCACTGTTGAATACAGACAAAAGCATTTGTGTGTGGATAAGTGATGCACCAACACATCCGCCTCGACCTCTCGCCATGACGTCACAAGTGTCACTCATCTGCTTATAAAAACAGGCTCCGTAGCAGCAACAGCCATCCGCCAGGTGGAGCGAACACCTCAACCCGACGCGTCAGCAACCCGACCCGCTATCATCGGCAAGCTACGATGTCTCACTCCGTACTCCCTATCTGCGTCCTGGGACTGCTCGCCCTCAGTACCGCCCTCTCCTCCGCCTGCTACATCCAGAACTGTCCTAGGGGGGGCAAGAGAGCCTTGGCCGAGACTGGACTCAGACAGGTGGGCTACATGTTTCTTTActtagtttttaaaatttaattccaAATTTCAACTACTTAAAAATATAGCAAAACCTTTCTGATCATTCCATTATTAAGTACTTAAAATATCCAATTTCgatagatttttttgtgttttgtgttggttacgttaattatgttatttaatTGCTAttggttatttaaaaaaatacttaatagTGTTCTATTGTAAACTCTATTTtgttatacagtatttcatgacattttattatgattgaacaaactaaaaatgaaaacatttctttctttggagattttattttaaaatgtcaattgTGAACACTTCATACAAATACTATCCCTTatccacatattaaaaataaatcctcATCTATTAAATACAAGCAATTTTTCTATATAAAAAGTTCTGTTATTACTATATTGATATACTCATTCATCTGTCCATTAGTTGATTAAATAGTGAAATATATAACTGTAAACTATGACTCAAATGTGTATTTGTCATATGCACAATTGTTTATcatgtgggggaaaaaatgtggTAATCAATAAGCAACAGTGTATGATTATGGCATGATAAAATATGTACTATACAGTGTATGCATTACACTACTGTATATAACATACAAGTcatgacatgaatatatattattttgtactGGATGACTTTATGATAACGGGATGTGGAAAAGTGAGATATTACAATAGAAAAAATCTTAAAAGTCGTGAAGAAGTGTCTTCATGTCAAGCATTAATATAATGCAAATACATAATAGAGTCTGGATCAGATGGATAGCTTGAGGTTTTATTGTGCCCATATTGTCCCTTCCAGTGCATGTCATGTGGTCCCAGGGACAGGGGGCGCTGCTTTGGTCCCAACATCTGCTGTGTGGAGGGCTTTGGTTGCCTGCTGGGCTCCCCGGAAACATCTCACTGTGTGGAGGAGAACTACTTGCTCACCCCCTGTCAGACAGGGGGACGGCCCTGTGGCGCCGAGGGGGGTCACTGCGCCCCTTCGGGCCTCTGCTGTACCTCTGGTAACATTTttatcaaataaatacaaatgcgTATTGTGAGTGGAAAGCAAGGTTTTCACActttgtgtcatttattttgcaGAGAGCTGTTCAGTAGATTCCTCCTGCCTGGAGGAGGCTGAGGCTGAAGCTCAAACCTCTGCAGGGAGTTCACCTGCAGAGCTGCTGCTGCGCCTGCTGCATgtggccactagggggcagaCTGAGTACTAACTCTGCGTTTCTCAGTTCAAGACCTCTAATCCACTAAATGCCTTTGAACCTCACATACATCACACTCACTTGTAATAAGGTATACATCTTTCAATAGTGGGCTACGTTTTTGCAAATACACCCCCCCATTTGTGCTATTTaggtattttattatattattattatgggcatTTCTTTTCATTGCCATTGATGGGGAACCAATTATGTGCTGATTACATTTCAATGCGCCTCAGGTTTCAGGTAGCAATGTAAATAAACAAGACACCATATGATAAGGAAGTTGGACCACCAAGTCGTCAAAATGTGATTGTATagtgataaacaaataaaacaatacagaATATACCACTGTCATCAGGAAAATGTGTGTTCATCCCATTATTTGAACAATTTCAAGGAAATTATTGTGATTCCTGCAAATGGTTTGGATATACTCCACATTAAAAACATGTCGCGGCCTGTTTGAATGGAGACTGGTTCATCAATGGGCGGGTACGAAGGTGTGTGCTCATCACCAGTGTGCCTGCCTGCACATATAAGTATGAGTGAAGCACGTTTCTTCAACTTACTTCATCTATACGATCATGGACCTGAAAGTGGCTGTGGTGACCTTGTGCCTGTGCACTTTGGCTTTCCACTCGACTGAAGGTAAATTATGACTCGCATCTATGTctgtgattctcaactggtgggtcacgGAGCCGTTTTCAGTGAGTCACCggtctttcaaaaaaaaaaaaactgtgtaatGACCTTGCATCTGTGTCATGTTTATGGGCGACTTGGCTGAGCTTTAGCAGGAGTTGTCAGACCTGTGAACTTAACGTCCCGTCCGTCCAACACACAGCTAACTCTCTTGGCGGCCATGTAGTTGTTGCAAAATGTAAAAGATATTGAAAATGTTTGGGTAGAAAAGTTTCTGTAATTTGGGTTGCCGCAGCCACACTAGTTGAGAAAcactaatatatatacagtggtgtgaaaaaatgttcttctttttgcatgtttgccacACTTTAATGTTTCTGATCATCATATATTAGTCACTGAGAACACAACTAAAGGCaaagtgcagtttttaaatgaaactttttattatcaaGGGACAAAAACATAACTGAAATGAATTCAgcttataaagccatttctaaagctttgtgactccagcaaaccacagtgagagcaattatcctcaaatggggaaaaatgaaacaatggTGAACCTTCCTAGGAGGGGCCTGCCCACTAAAATGACCACAGCAGCGCAGCGATAACTCATCCAAGGGGTGACAAAAGACCCTACAAccacatccaaagaactgcaggccctacttgcctcagttaaggtcagtgttcatgactccaccataagaaagacaccggGCAAAAACGGCcggcatggcagagttccaagctgaaaaccactgctgaacaaaataaaagtaaaagtaaggctcgtctcaattctgccagaaaacatcttgatgatcctcaagacctttgggaaaatactctatggtctgacaagacaaaagttgaaattttgaaaggtgtgtgtcccattacatctggcataacGCATAACGCCGCAtctcagaaaaagaacatcaaaccaacagtaaaatatggtggtggtagtgtgatggtctgtagatgttttgctgcttcaggacctggaagacttgctgtgatgagTGGAACCATGCATTTGGctgtgtaccaaaaaaaaaccttaaggAGACCCTctaatgtggctgaatgacaacaattgaTGATTTGAttgatgagtgggccaaaaattcctccacagcactgtaacagactcattgcaagttatcacaaatgcttgattacAGTTGTTGCTGCTACGGGTGGCAGTTGAGTTTTGAAACTCAATTTTGTCTTCAGTTGTGTTTTCACTGAATAATATTTATTGGTATCTGACTTAATTTGTGCTCCAACTGCAGGTGGCATCCTTAAATGCTGTGTGAAAACCAGACAATCCGTCCCCAGAATAAAACTCATGACGGTCAGAAGATGGTACATGCAAGACAGCAGCGGCCCCTGTGACATCAGTGCACTCATGTGAGCGACAATAAACTATTTTAGAGTCGTAAAAACAACAGGTaattgcataaaaatggcagcaGAGCAGTGTAGAGAGtagccgacagcagctcctgtgtgaatgttcactgcataTTTTCTCTTTGTCTTATGAAAacaaataattccaggtggactgttataattGTTGGTGTTATATCCACAGCCTTCATGTGGCGGGCCAGAAGAAGCCCATTTGTGCTCATCCCACAGTGAGGAAGCATCTGAAGCAGATTCGGCTGGAGATGATGCAAATGAAGCTGAGAAAAGGGAACTGAAATGCAGCGAACGGTGTATGTCTGACAACGTATCTTTATGTCATGCATACTTATTTAGATTTCATCTATCATGACAAATAACCACTGTTGACTTCTGATAATGAATGAGGCCGATACATGTCTGTTCACAACACCTCCCATCGATACTGCCTGGGGCTTGGAACGCTCTTGGctcatatattattttttttataacttgcCAAAGCTAGTCATTTGATAACTGGTATTGTTCCTGCTATCCcgcaaataaaaatgtttaagaAGTTCCAGTCTGATGTATATGGcttcaaagacaaaaacaaacaaacaatggcatcattgtcatttattttccatGTGTTGTAAGTGATGACTCTGGCAACGTTTATTCTGTTCACATTTTAAGAAACAAGACACGTCATGTTTTAAGAGGGGGACATTGAGAAAAGACCATACAACGACAAAGCTGGCTCCATTTGGTTAAATCAAACAGTTCCCTCTAGTGTCCAATTACGCACAAGGTTATTTGTATGTTGTGGTTGTATTTGTACTGCTGATATATTTGACTTCATTAAAATGTGCTAATCTGTGggtaatgtgtatttttttttacctctaattatactattttatacCTAATCTTAATAGACAGCgacaatgtatttattctaataatgttttatataCTTTCAATAACGTTGTCTTTCTTCTGGGAGTAGGCCCCGCCCACCTGCTCCAAGGAACTGGAACCCGGAAGAGGCCACATCTTTTCTCGAGTGGAACCCAGCCAAGTTGTTTCTGGAGTAAGAACATGGAGACGTCAGCTcaaaaagaagaacaagaacattCCACCTTTGTCAAAATAATCTCTGCTGCTTTTTACGCTGTTAATTCGCTTTTCATCACGGTCGTAAACAAAACAGTATTGACGAGCTTCAGGTAGGGTGCGCTGTGGCGGCTACAAGACAGGAAATGtgtaaagttgaaaaaaagtaatttctcTCATTGACtgaatttttaattaatcacactttgACAGGTTTCCGTCCTATATGTGCCTAGGAGTGGGCCAGGTGAGCTTTGTCCTTTTGAAGTATAACAacgtttatatactgtacagctGTTAATATCACACCATTGGTAAACACAGGCAAGACACCGAGATTTCCGGGTGCCCCCAAACGTCTCATAAAAACTgctcattgatttttttcacatcGATTCAAagtgtgtgttgctgttttaGTCTTAATTCACCTGCTTAAAACTACATCAAAATTGTCGTTTCGACTGTTCCCCCTCCTTTCGCATGGAATGGACTGTTCCATGTTACTGCACGTGCCGACTGATTCAGCAAACCGggataaaaaaaacgaaaaaaatgaATCAGAGTTGCCCCAGTGAAATTACCCAGGTAAATTATCCAGGTGTCAACCTTTTCACAGTCAAGAAACATGACAGGAAGAGCCAGACACTCTTGACAGCAGTAGTTCTAGAGATGAACCCGAGAGTCACgcttttcat
This DNA window, taken from Doryrhamphus excisus isolate RoL2022-K1 chromosome 4, RoL_Dexc_1.0, whole genome shotgun sequence, encodes the following:
- the avp gene encoding vasopressin-neurophysin 2-copeptin, producing MSHSVLPICVLGLLALSTALSSACYIQNCPRGGKRALAETGLRQCMSCGPRDRGRCFGPNICCVEGFGCLLGSPETSHCVEENYLLTPCQTGGRPCGAEGGHCAPSGLCCTSESCSVDSSCLEEAEAEAQTSAGSSPAELLLRLLHVATRGQTEY
- the ccl27a gene encoding C-C motif chemokine 27a, whose protein sequence is MDLKVAVVTLCLCTLAFHSTEGGILKCCVKTRQSVPRIKLMTVRRWYMQDSSGPCDISALILHVAGQKKPICAHPTVRKHLKQIRLEMMQMKLRKGN